Sequence from the Helianthus annuus cultivar XRQ/B chromosome 13, HanXRQr2.0-SUNRISE, whole genome shotgun sequence genome:
TTCTTTTAAACATGTCTATGTTATAACAGAAGTGACGTTTGAGAGATTTACTAACATACCACATATCGGACCAATATCTTCCATCGGTTCCATCCAGAATGAATTCTTGTCGTTCTTCGTCTTGATGATTATCATCTTTCATTGATCCTTCTTGAATTCCAACATTTGCCGCTTGACGTAACAACTGATTCTCTtcatccttttctttttcttgacATGAAGATATTTCATGACCAGGCATATTACAATAATAACAGCGGCGCTCCATCCTTCTTCGATCACGTCTCTCTTCCGAACAATGGACACAAGGCATCATTGACGATGTTTGCCTAAGATTGTCACTGATTGAagaactggctctgataccactttgtggTGATTCATCCAGATTTGCAGCAGAATTGTGATGATGAATTTGTGAATTCATGATTGCGTTTTATATGAATCAAGTATGTGCAGAACAAATGGACAGATCGAATGCAAATAGGAAATGTCTTGGTACCGGTATTATGTTCCCGGCAATTCATATATATACATGTTACATCGAACAGTTATGTTGGCGGTTAAGATTTATGGCGGCAATAACCGTCATCTTGCTAACCAACATACCCGTTCGTTTATTAAACCGTTTCACATATTTTGTAGCATATAAATCCTAATATAAGTACAGACAAATATAACGATAATTATGTTTATACACTAATAAAATGTACAACTGTATGCCGATCGTATTTCATGTAAATGGTATGCATAATGAGGGATCTTATAGCTTTCTATCTGGTTAAGGCTACTTCCATCTTTTTACATGTTTACCCCTAAAAGTAGAAATGTTCTTCAAATTCTGCTTGTTTTTTATTGTGTAGACATATCAAACAGCTTCATATCCTGTTCACTATGAATGTCATAATTGCTTAACATGAGTTATTCATGAGTCAAGCAAGCAGAGTACTTATAGCTGCAAGCAAACGTTTCTTCAACTTTTGACGCCTCAGGTGGTGGTTGTCTTTGATCATAGCTTCTCTCTTTCAGCAACATGTGACTTAATGACAAGCTGTGCTGCTGCCTAAAGTTAACTTGACACCTGTACACAGAATTTGAATCTCATTAATTAATTCTcagtttttttttccttttataatCTGTAGTTGATGATCGATGGAAATGGAATACTTCACCTTTGAGGAATGTGTTTCTTTTAAAGCTTTCTATACCCTAAATTCTGGACTATGTTTGATGTGTCCTTTTTAAAGTTACTTTAACAAGTATCGAGCTTTTATTTTGTTTCGAAAGAACCATGAGTCACATTAGCTTTTTATCTGAAATTGTTGAAGAGTTTGATTTTAGTGTGAATGGTGAAATCCAAGTATCTTAAGAAAGACTTTTAACATGgagcttggtttaaaaaagcgcgaggcgctccgaagcgttttggttccaaaagctttaagcgaagctTCAATCGCGAAGCGAGAGCTTCCCGTATTCGAAGCGctcaaacttaaaaaaaaataaaaaaagttattgtATACATCAATATGACCTATTCTACTTGTTAATCaataataaacacaaaaacatgattaaaaaacacacttaacacataaAAAACACAGTTGAAACATAAATTAAAGTGGAAACACacttaaaacataaacataataaCAATCTTTAATCAATAATCATCATAATCAAATACGCATTCGTCTCCATCAACATCACCCAATAAGATCATGTAGCTAATAGTTAGTAGCAAAAATTTAGGACTTATATGTTGGAAGTTTTGGGTATGTGAATGAAAGTCTCAAAAGGTGGTAAAtactttgtcccacattggtgtgggaacaaaGTGAGTAGTTGTTTATAAGGTAAAGCCTTTACTACTCTATTGTAGCTTTATGACATGTTATACCACAAGTATTACCCACGCACCGGGGATGCAAAATATGAATTTTTGAACTGGAATTTGGCTGAACTCGTGTGTGCCCGTACGACCTgtggacacgaatgcagctccgaaaacccggcGCTTAAACCTCGCCTCAAAACGCCTATGGATTGAACCCAGTAAggttgtctttttatatatagtCATATAGGTAAATGATTAGTTTCTAGTTTTTCATCAATAGGTAAATGTTGCTATCTTTAGGTACTAAAACTCACTTTACTTCTTTAAAAAACAATCTGTTGGTTATATTTAGTTTCTAGTTTTTCATCAATTGAGTGATAAGTCACAAGAGTGTAGAATACTATGGAGGGACGATTTGAGGTTGATTCGTTGCCTTATACGTCACTCTAAACTTTTCATTCCTCCAATCACATTTAAGTAATGGgagtttatttattaatttgatTTTGTTGTGCAGGAAATACACTCAACTAAAGGATCTTTTAAGCCAATATTCATTTCAGTTGGTCACTACACCGCTTGGCCCGAACTTTTCAAGATCCACTGTAAATCGTACAATGTTTACGATCATCTTCTTCCCAAGGacacttcttcttcttcctcctctgaTAAAGACAAAGATAAAGAAAAACCGGCGTCAACGGCTTCGTGGGAACGTCTAGACTCTATTGTTCTACAATGGATCTATGGAACGGTTTCCACCGATCTCCTTCATACTATCCTTAAACCCAACACCAATGCCTATGTGACGTGGACGACCCTCACTAACATCTTTCAGGATAATAAAGCTACCCGAATTATTGATTTGAATAATAAGTTCGCCAACACCAGACTTGACCAGTTTCCTTCCATGACTGCCTATTGTCAAGCTCTCAAAGTTATCTACGACCAACTCACTAACGTTGGCTCTCCCATCACCGAAGAACAGTTGGTGCTTCAGCTCCTAATGGGTCTCACGGAACAATACGAAGGCACGGCAACTATAATTCAACAAACCAGTCCCCTCCCAGACTTCTACGAGACATGCTCTCGTCTCTGCATGGCTGAATCTCGCAAGGTCAATCAAGCCCGCAACGCGGCACAAGCCGCGGGAACTGCTTTAGTTGCTACATCCGATGGTCGCACCGATACACCCCGCGACCAACCATGGTATGATTCTTCTCGCTCCTCGGACACTTCTCGGGACACCACTCGCGGACGTGGCTGTGGCCGCGGAAGAGGCCGCGGCAACACCAACAGAGGTCGTGGACACACCTCCGGCTCCAACAATTTCTCACAGGCATATCCACAGTGGCCCTTTCCTTATGCCTCATGGGCCGACCCACAAgccacttcgttgtagtcgatcccttcaatctgacgaaaatcttgaacgactaaacgtgctttgtttcggatcactactccacggtcatcctttttgcatttaaacacccaacgggtaccaatcttcttgtaaccagcaggtttctctacgagtttccag
This genomic interval carries:
- the LOC110902025 gene encoding uncharacterized protein LOC110902025, producing the protein MEGRFEEIHSTKGSFKPIFISVGHYTAWPELFKIHCKSYNVYDHLLPKDTSSSSSSDKDKDKEKPASTASWERLDSIVLQWIYGTVSTDLLHTILKPNTNAYVTWTTLTNIFQDNKATRIIDLNNKFANTRLDQFPSMTAYCQALKVIYDQLTNVGSPITEEQLVLQLLMGLTEQYEGTATIIQQTSPLPDFYETCSRLCMAESRKVNQARNAAQAAGTALVATSDGRTDTPRDQPWYDSSRSSDTSRDTTRGRGCGRGRGRGNTNRGRGHTSGSNNFSQAYPQWPFPYASWADPQATSL